The Brachyhypopomus gauderio isolate BG-103 chromosome 12, BGAUD_0.2, whole genome shotgun sequence genome window below encodes:
- the e2f8 gene encoding transcription factor E2F8 isoform X2, with translation MISPRLYNAVKKRWMMTSILLNGQDLDQKLQISSDTSTSVNVQGGCVEPVKSSGKSSTSRPTFQKNMGPLTTPTKGPDGPAEPWTPTSNLKILISAASPEIRNLEKERTADVTESEEGERSTQDPEQGEEAEKLQLSRKEKSLGLLCNKFLARYPDYPNPAVNNDICLDDVATELNVERRRIYDIMNVLESLNMVSRLAKNRYTWHGRSKLRQTLATLQQVGEEHRYSHQIQQLRQKSLDQEFELDTEEKENEEAEGEPSQKEVSFTEATADSKGASSRKDKSLRVMSQKFVMLFLVLNPRVVSLESAAKILIGEDQVMDQDKSKFKTKIRRLYDIANVLSSLELIKKVHVTEERGRKPAFKWTGPEDLPCLHDFKVDTSVDTPSVTRPLESRASIDNCTKNLFCSPNSKRSFTRHHSLVKLAKSIDNDRRKISSAPSSPIKMSSEAVSRGLYPNKMAHLAAICKMQLEEQMNVHKEMDPKECREQSSMTLPGAAAAISMLETGPPNSRQEPVLSPGVISYLPSPCSSLIPVLLPQPQVGRSYAVYVHHASVKPHPSAKPPPTSLAVRSMTFESPGAANTKTSPITMIGAGQVTQVSTQGHNHASPSLKRACAEISLEGSPSKVRRTDANSKSASPKLGEILQARLKARRGALISSRPSPRALHLDPEFSKPLESRPVASSCNSAPLEHSLETFLEGEERGRTEGVEATPTPLHERPVSTGHMHTETLFPTGYLIPLAQPALGFKDIQSSAGETVKASTPTYNIYHTPTAGSRPPPPQEFTPTSLPLHRVGHVSPFPAHGQRAHSPSPAILNFTLQNLGLIPNTSTPSATPPEQCSPMTCPHPGLPPQGMIFVKPMSPAGPLTPGALHAQPLTLISIQQPLLTTPKCGATLQHSFFHTPVSSLPTITTPTAPKNLYIPQRKLEVTSEDI, from the exons ATGATATCACCCAGACTGTATAACGCTGTTAAAAAAAG GTGGATGATGACCAGTATTTTATTGAATGGACAAGATTTAGACCAGAAACTTCAGATAAGTTCAGACACATCAACGTCAGTTAATGTACAG ggtgggtgtgtagagCCAGTTAAATCCTCAGGGAAATCTTCAACCTCTAGGCCTACATTTCAGAAGAATATGGGACCCCTAACAACACCCACAAAGGGCCCGGATGGTCCAGCAGAGCCATGGACCCCCACATCCAACCTGAAAATACTGATTAGCGCAGCTAGCCCAGAGATCCGCAACCTTGAAAAAGAAAGGACTGCAGATGTCACAGAATCAGAGGAGGGAGAACGCTCCACTCAG GACCCTGAGCAAGGTGAAGAGGCTGAGAAATTGCAACTCAGCCGGAAGGAGAAGAGTCTTGGGCTGCTCTGCAACAAGTTCCTGGCACGCTACCCAGACTACCCAAACCCTGCCGTCAACAATGACATCTGCCTCGATGATGTTGCTACAGAACTAA ACGTGGAACGCCGTCGCATTTATGACATCATGAATGTGCTGGAAAGCCTGAACATGGTCAGCCGATTGGCCAAGAACCGCTACACGTGGCATGGACGTTCCAAGCTACGACAGACCCTAGCAACGCTGCAGCAAGTGGGAGAGGAACACCGCTACAGTCACCAAATCCAGCAGCTCCGCCAGAAGAGCCTGGATCAGGAGTTTGAGCTAGATACAGAAGAAAAGGAGAATGAGGAGGCAGAAGGAGAGCCCAGCCAGAAGGAAGTAAGCTTCACAGAGGCTACAGCGGACTCTAAAGGAG CTAGCAGCCGAAAAGATAAATCTCTGCGTGTGATGAGTCAGAAGTTTGTCATGCTGTTCCTGGTATTGAACCCTCGTGTCGTCAGCCTGGAGAGTGCTGCAAAAATCCTTATTGGAGAGGACCAGGTGATGGACCAGGATAAGAGCAAGTTTAAGA CCAAGATCCGTCGCCTGTATGACATTGCGAATGTCCTGAGCAGCTTGGAGCTGATTAAAAAGGTACATGTGACAGAAGAGCGGGGAAGGAAGCCAGCGTTCAAATGGACCGGCCCTGAGGACCTTCCCTGCCTGCACG ATTTTAAGGTAGATACGTCAGTGGACACTCCATCAGTGACCCGACCGCTGGAGTCTCGCGCCTCCATCGATAACTGCACCAAAAACCTCTTCTGCTCACCAAACTCCAAGCGAAGCTTTACCCGCCATCACTCTCTGGTCAAACTGGCTAAGAGCATCGATAATGACCGCAGGAAGATCAGCTCAGCCCCGTCCAGTCCCATAAAGATGTCCA GTGAAGCTGTAAGCAGAGGGTTGTATCCCAACAAAATGGCCCATCTGGCAGCTATTTGTAAAATGCAGCTGGAAGAGCAGAT GAATGTTCATAAAGAGATGGACcccaaggaatgtagagagcaGAGCTCCATGACACTGCCTGGAGCTGCTGCAGCCATATCTATGCTTGAAACCGGGCCCCCTAACTCTAGACAGGAGCCAGTCCTGTCACCCGGGGTGATCTCAtacctcccctctccctgctCTTCCCTCATACCCGTGCTGCTTCCTCAGCCCCAGGTGGGCAGATCCTACGCGGTCTACGTGCACCACGCCTCTGTGAAGCCACACCCCTCAGCCAAGCCACCACCCACTAGCTTGGCAGTGCGATCAATGACATTTGAAAGTCCAGGTGCAGCAAACACGAAAACATCACCCATCACCATGATAGGAGCAGGTCAGGTGACTCAGGTGTCAACACAAGGTCACAACCATGCCAGTCCTTCACTGAAACGTGCATGTGCAGAAATTAGTTTGGAAGGAAGTCCCTCCAAGGTCAGACGGACTGATGCAAACTCAAAG AGTGCTTCCCCAAAGCTGGGCGAGATCCTGCAGGCTCGTTTGAAGGCGCGCAGGGGAGCTCTGATCTCCAGTCGTCCATCTCCGAGAGCCCTGCACCTGGACCCAGAGTTCAGCAAGCCCCTGGAGAGCCGTCCAGTGGCATCCAGCTGCAACAGTGCTCCGTTGGAGCACAGTCTGGAGACCTTcctggagggggaggagaggggacgcACCGAGGGTGTAGaggccacacccaccccactgCACGAGCGACCAGTCTCCACTGGGCACATGCATACAGAG actctTTTTCCTACTGGCTATTTGATTCCCCTTGCTCAGCCCGCCTTGGGCTTCAAGGACATTCAGAGCTCTGCTGGAGAGACAGTCAAagcctccacccccacctacaATATCTATCACACTCCAACTGCAG GCTCTagaccacccccaccccaggaGTTTACACCCACTAGCCTCCCCCTGCATCGGGTTGGTCACGTCTCTCCTTTCCCTGCCCATGGGCAACGGGCCCACAGCCCTAGCCCTGCCATCCTCAACTTCACCCTGCAGAACCTGGGGCTGATCCCCAACACGTCCACGCCCAGTGCCACCCCTCCGGAGCAGTGTAGCCCCATGACCTGCCCCCACCCAGGCCTTCCCCCACAGGGCATGATCTTCGTCAAGCCCATGTCTCCAGCTGGGCCGCTTACTCCTGGTGCACTGCATGCCCAGCCTCTCACTCTCATCAGCATCCAACAG CCGCTCCTGACAACACCCAAATGTGGCGCCACCCTCCAGCATAGTTTCTTCCAcactcctgtctcctctctccccaccatAACTACACCCACGGCCCCCAAGAACCTCTATATACCCCAGAGAAAGTTGGAAGTGACCTCTGAGGACATCTAA
- the e2f8 gene encoding transcription factor E2F8 isoform X1, which produces MISPRLYNAVKKRWMMTSILLNGQDLDQKLQISSDTSTSVNVQGGCVEPVKSSGKSSTSRPTFQKNMGPLTTPTKGPDGPAEPWTPTSNLKILISAASPEIRNLEKERTADVTESEEGERSTQDPEQGEEAEKLQLSRKEKSLGLLCNKFLARYPDYPNPAVNNDICLDDVATELNVERRRIYDIMNVLESLNMVSRLAKNRYTWHGRSKLRQTLATLQQVGEEHRYSHQIQQLRQKSLDQEFELDTEEKENEEAEGEPSQKEVSFTEATADSKGAASSRKDKSLRVMSQKFVMLFLVLNPRVVSLESAAKILIGEDQVMDQDKSKFKTKIRRLYDIANVLSSLELIKKVHVTEERGRKPAFKWTGPEDLPCLHDFKVDTSVDTPSVTRPLESRASIDNCTKNLFCSPNSKRSFTRHHSLVKLAKSIDNDRRKISSAPSSPIKMSSEAVSRGLYPNKMAHLAAICKMQLEEQMNVHKEMDPKECREQSSMTLPGAAAAISMLETGPPNSRQEPVLSPGVISYLPSPCSSLIPVLLPQPQVGRSYAVYVHHASVKPHPSAKPPPTSLAVRSMTFESPGAANTKTSPITMIGAGQVTQVSTQGHNHASPSLKRACAEISLEGSPSKVRRTDANSKSASPKLGEILQARLKARRGALISSRPSPRALHLDPEFSKPLESRPVASSCNSAPLEHSLETFLEGEERGRTEGVEATPTPLHERPVSTGHMHTETLFPTGYLIPLAQPALGFKDIQSSAGETVKASTPTYNIYHTPTAGSRPPPPQEFTPTSLPLHRVGHVSPFPAHGQRAHSPSPAILNFTLQNLGLIPNTSTPSATPPEQCSPMTCPHPGLPPQGMIFVKPMSPAGPLTPGALHAQPLTLISIQQPLLTTPKCGATLQHSFFHTPVSSLPTITTPTAPKNLYIPQRKLEVTSEDI; this is translated from the exons ATGATATCACCCAGACTGTATAACGCTGTTAAAAAAAG GTGGATGATGACCAGTATTTTATTGAATGGACAAGATTTAGACCAGAAACTTCAGATAAGTTCAGACACATCAACGTCAGTTAATGTACAG ggtgggtgtgtagagCCAGTTAAATCCTCAGGGAAATCTTCAACCTCTAGGCCTACATTTCAGAAGAATATGGGACCCCTAACAACACCCACAAAGGGCCCGGATGGTCCAGCAGAGCCATGGACCCCCACATCCAACCTGAAAATACTGATTAGCGCAGCTAGCCCAGAGATCCGCAACCTTGAAAAAGAAAGGACTGCAGATGTCACAGAATCAGAGGAGGGAGAACGCTCCACTCAG GACCCTGAGCAAGGTGAAGAGGCTGAGAAATTGCAACTCAGCCGGAAGGAGAAGAGTCTTGGGCTGCTCTGCAACAAGTTCCTGGCACGCTACCCAGACTACCCAAACCCTGCCGTCAACAATGACATCTGCCTCGATGATGTTGCTACAGAACTAA ACGTGGAACGCCGTCGCATTTATGACATCATGAATGTGCTGGAAAGCCTGAACATGGTCAGCCGATTGGCCAAGAACCGCTACACGTGGCATGGACGTTCCAAGCTACGACAGACCCTAGCAACGCTGCAGCAAGTGGGAGAGGAACACCGCTACAGTCACCAAATCCAGCAGCTCCGCCAGAAGAGCCTGGATCAGGAGTTTGAGCTAGATACAGAAGAAAAGGAGAATGAGGAGGCAGAAGGAGAGCCCAGCCAGAAGGAAGTAAGCTTCACAGAGGCTACAGCGGACTCTAAAGGAG CAGCTAGCAGCCGAAAAGATAAATCTCTGCGTGTGATGAGTCAGAAGTTTGTCATGCTGTTCCTGGTATTGAACCCTCGTGTCGTCAGCCTGGAGAGTGCTGCAAAAATCCTTATTGGAGAGGACCAGGTGATGGACCAGGATAAGAGCAAGTTTAAGA CCAAGATCCGTCGCCTGTATGACATTGCGAATGTCCTGAGCAGCTTGGAGCTGATTAAAAAGGTACATGTGACAGAAGAGCGGGGAAGGAAGCCAGCGTTCAAATGGACCGGCCCTGAGGACCTTCCCTGCCTGCACG ATTTTAAGGTAGATACGTCAGTGGACACTCCATCAGTGACCCGACCGCTGGAGTCTCGCGCCTCCATCGATAACTGCACCAAAAACCTCTTCTGCTCACCAAACTCCAAGCGAAGCTTTACCCGCCATCACTCTCTGGTCAAACTGGCTAAGAGCATCGATAATGACCGCAGGAAGATCAGCTCAGCCCCGTCCAGTCCCATAAAGATGTCCA GTGAAGCTGTAAGCAGAGGGTTGTATCCCAACAAAATGGCCCATCTGGCAGCTATTTGTAAAATGCAGCTGGAAGAGCAGAT GAATGTTCATAAAGAGATGGACcccaaggaatgtagagagcaGAGCTCCATGACACTGCCTGGAGCTGCTGCAGCCATATCTATGCTTGAAACCGGGCCCCCTAACTCTAGACAGGAGCCAGTCCTGTCACCCGGGGTGATCTCAtacctcccctctccctgctCTTCCCTCATACCCGTGCTGCTTCCTCAGCCCCAGGTGGGCAGATCCTACGCGGTCTACGTGCACCACGCCTCTGTGAAGCCACACCCCTCAGCCAAGCCACCACCCACTAGCTTGGCAGTGCGATCAATGACATTTGAAAGTCCAGGTGCAGCAAACACGAAAACATCACCCATCACCATGATAGGAGCAGGTCAGGTGACTCAGGTGTCAACACAAGGTCACAACCATGCCAGTCCTTCACTGAAACGTGCATGTGCAGAAATTAGTTTGGAAGGAAGTCCCTCCAAGGTCAGACGGACTGATGCAAACTCAAAG AGTGCTTCCCCAAAGCTGGGCGAGATCCTGCAGGCTCGTTTGAAGGCGCGCAGGGGAGCTCTGATCTCCAGTCGTCCATCTCCGAGAGCCCTGCACCTGGACCCAGAGTTCAGCAAGCCCCTGGAGAGCCGTCCAGTGGCATCCAGCTGCAACAGTGCTCCGTTGGAGCACAGTCTGGAGACCTTcctggagggggaggagaggggacgcACCGAGGGTGTAGaggccacacccaccccactgCACGAGCGACCAGTCTCCACTGGGCACATGCATACAGAG actctTTTTCCTACTGGCTATTTGATTCCCCTTGCTCAGCCCGCCTTGGGCTTCAAGGACATTCAGAGCTCTGCTGGAGAGACAGTCAAagcctccacccccacctacaATATCTATCACACTCCAACTGCAG GCTCTagaccacccccaccccaggaGTTTACACCCACTAGCCTCCCCCTGCATCGGGTTGGTCACGTCTCTCCTTTCCCTGCCCATGGGCAACGGGCCCACAGCCCTAGCCCTGCCATCCTCAACTTCACCCTGCAGAACCTGGGGCTGATCCCCAACACGTCCACGCCCAGTGCCACCCCTCCGGAGCAGTGTAGCCCCATGACCTGCCCCCACCCAGGCCTTCCCCCACAGGGCATGATCTTCGTCAAGCCCATGTCTCCAGCTGGGCCGCTTACTCCTGGTGCACTGCATGCCCAGCCTCTCACTCTCATCAGCATCCAACAG CCGCTCCTGACAACACCCAAATGTGGCGCCACCCTCCAGCATAGTTTCTTCCAcactcctgtctcctctctccccaccatAACTACACCCACGGCCCCCAAGAACCTCTATATACCCCAGAGAAAGTTGGAAGTGACCTCTGAGGACATCTAA
- the e2f8 gene encoding transcription factor E2F8 isoform X3, which yields MMTSILLNGQDLDQKLQISSDTSTSVNVQGGCVEPVKSSGKSSTSRPTFQKNMGPLTTPTKGPDGPAEPWTPTSNLKILISAASPEIRNLEKERTADVTESEEGERSTQDPEQGEEAEKLQLSRKEKSLGLLCNKFLARYPDYPNPAVNNDICLDDVATELNVERRRIYDIMNVLESLNMVSRLAKNRYTWHGRSKLRQTLATLQQVGEEHRYSHQIQQLRQKSLDQEFELDTEEKENEEAEGEPSQKEVSFTEATADSKGAASSRKDKSLRVMSQKFVMLFLVLNPRVVSLESAAKILIGEDQVMDQDKSKFKTKIRRLYDIANVLSSLELIKKVHVTEERGRKPAFKWTGPEDLPCLHDFKVDTSVDTPSVTRPLESRASIDNCTKNLFCSPNSKRSFTRHHSLVKLAKSIDNDRRKISSAPSSPIKMSSEAVSRGLYPNKMAHLAAICKMQLEEQMNVHKEMDPKECREQSSMTLPGAAAAISMLETGPPNSRQEPVLSPGVISYLPSPCSSLIPVLLPQPQVGRSYAVYVHHASVKPHPSAKPPPTSLAVRSMTFESPGAANTKTSPITMIGAGQVTQVSTQGHNHASPSLKRACAEISLEGSPSKVRRTDANSKSASPKLGEILQARLKARRGALISSRPSPRALHLDPEFSKPLESRPVASSCNSAPLEHSLETFLEGEERGRTEGVEATPTPLHERPVSTGHMHTETLFPTGYLIPLAQPALGFKDIQSSAGETVKASTPTYNIYHTPTAGSRPPPPQEFTPTSLPLHRVGHVSPFPAHGQRAHSPSPAILNFTLQNLGLIPNTSTPSATPPEQCSPMTCPHPGLPPQGMIFVKPMSPAGPLTPGALHAQPLTLISIQQPLLTTPKCGATLQHSFFHTPVSSLPTITTPTAPKNLYIPQRKLEVTSEDI from the exons ATGATGACCAGTATTTTATTGAATGGACAAGATTTAGACCAGAAACTTCAGATAAGTTCAGACACATCAACGTCAGTTAATGTACAG ggtgggtgtgtagagCCAGTTAAATCCTCAGGGAAATCTTCAACCTCTAGGCCTACATTTCAGAAGAATATGGGACCCCTAACAACACCCACAAAGGGCCCGGATGGTCCAGCAGAGCCATGGACCCCCACATCCAACCTGAAAATACTGATTAGCGCAGCTAGCCCAGAGATCCGCAACCTTGAAAAAGAAAGGACTGCAGATGTCACAGAATCAGAGGAGGGAGAACGCTCCACTCAG GACCCTGAGCAAGGTGAAGAGGCTGAGAAATTGCAACTCAGCCGGAAGGAGAAGAGTCTTGGGCTGCTCTGCAACAAGTTCCTGGCACGCTACCCAGACTACCCAAACCCTGCCGTCAACAATGACATCTGCCTCGATGATGTTGCTACAGAACTAA ACGTGGAACGCCGTCGCATTTATGACATCATGAATGTGCTGGAAAGCCTGAACATGGTCAGCCGATTGGCCAAGAACCGCTACACGTGGCATGGACGTTCCAAGCTACGACAGACCCTAGCAACGCTGCAGCAAGTGGGAGAGGAACACCGCTACAGTCACCAAATCCAGCAGCTCCGCCAGAAGAGCCTGGATCAGGAGTTTGAGCTAGATACAGAAGAAAAGGAGAATGAGGAGGCAGAAGGAGAGCCCAGCCAGAAGGAAGTAAGCTTCACAGAGGCTACAGCGGACTCTAAAGGAG CAGCTAGCAGCCGAAAAGATAAATCTCTGCGTGTGATGAGTCAGAAGTTTGTCATGCTGTTCCTGGTATTGAACCCTCGTGTCGTCAGCCTGGAGAGTGCTGCAAAAATCCTTATTGGAGAGGACCAGGTGATGGACCAGGATAAGAGCAAGTTTAAGA CCAAGATCCGTCGCCTGTATGACATTGCGAATGTCCTGAGCAGCTTGGAGCTGATTAAAAAGGTACATGTGACAGAAGAGCGGGGAAGGAAGCCAGCGTTCAAATGGACCGGCCCTGAGGACCTTCCCTGCCTGCACG ATTTTAAGGTAGATACGTCAGTGGACACTCCATCAGTGACCCGACCGCTGGAGTCTCGCGCCTCCATCGATAACTGCACCAAAAACCTCTTCTGCTCACCAAACTCCAAGCGAAGCTTTACCCGCCATCACTCTCTGGTCAAACTGGCTAAGAGCATCGATAATGACCGCAGGAAGATCAGCTCAGCCCCGTCCAGTCCCATAAAGATGTCCA GTGAAGCTGTAAGCAGAGGGTTGTATCCCAACAAAATGGCCCATCTGGCAGCTATTTGTAAAATGCAGCTGGAAGAGCAGAT GAATGTTCATAAAGAGATGGACcccaaggaatgtagagagcaGAGCTCCATGACACTGCCTGGAGCTGCTGCAGCCATATCTATGCTTGAAACCGGGCCCCCTAACTCTAGACAGGAGCCAGTCCTGTCACCCGGGGTGATCTCAtacctcccctctccctgctCTTCCCTCATACCCGTGCTGCTTCCTCAGCCCCAGGTGGGCAGATCCTACGCGGTCTACGTGCACCACGCCTCTGTGAAGCCACACCCCTCAGCCAAGCCACCACCCACTAGCTTGGCAGTGCGATCAATGACATTTGAAAGTCCAGGTGCAGCAAACACGAAAACATCACCCATCACCATGATAGGAGCAGGTCAGGTGACTCAGGTGTCAACACAAGGTCACAACCATGCCAGTCCTTCACTGAAACGTGCATGTGCAGAAATTAGTTTGGAAGGAAGTCCCTCCAAGGTCAGACGGACTGATGCAAACTCAAAG AGTGCTTCCCCAAAGCTGGGCGAGATCCTGCAGGCTCGTTTGAAGGCGCGCAGGGGAGCTCTGATCTCCAGTCGTCCATCTCCGAGAGCCCTGCACCTGGACCCAGAGTTCAGCAAGCCCCTGGAGAGCCGTCCAGTGGCATCCAGCTGCAACAGTGCTCCGTTGGAGCACAGTCTGGAGACCTTcctggagggggaggagaggggacgcACCGAGGGTGTAGaggccacacccaccccactgCACGAGCGACCAGTCTCCACTGGGCACATGCATACAGAG actctTTTTCCTACTGGCTATTTGATTCCCCTTGCTCAGCCCGCCTTGGGCTTCAAGGACATTCAGAGCTCTGCTGGAGAGACAGTCAAagcctccacccccacctacaATATCTATCACACTCCAACTGCAG GCTCTagaccacccccaccccaggaGTTTACACCCACTAGCCTCCCCCTGCATCGGGTTGGTCACGTCTCTCCTTTCCCTGCCCATGGGCAACGGGCCCACAGCCCTAGCCCTGCCATCCTCAACTTCACCCTGCAGAACCTGGGGCTGATCCCCAACACGTCCACGCCCAGTGCCACCCCTCCGGAGCAGTGTAGCCCCATGACCTGCCCCCACCCAGGCCTTCCCCCACAGGGCATGATCTTCGTCAAGCCCATGTCTCCAGCTGGGCCGCTTACTCCTGGTGCACTGCATGCCCAGCCTCTCACTCTCATCAGCATCCAACAG CCGCTCCTGACAACACCCAAATGTGGCGCCACCCTCCAGCATAGTTTCTTCCAcactcctgtctcctctctccccaccatAACTACACCCACGGCCCCCAAGAACCTCTATATACCCCAGAGAAAGTTGGAAGTGACCTCTGAGGACATCTAA
- the e2f8 gene encoding transcription factor E2F8 isoform X4: MGPLTTPTKGPDGPAEPWTPTSNLKILISAASPEIRNLEKERTADVTESEEGERSTQDPEQGEEAEKLQLSRKEKSLGLLCNKFLARYPDYPNPAVNNDICLDDVATELNVERRRIYDIMNVLESLNMVSRLAKNRYTWHGRSKLRQTLATLQQVGEEHRYSHQIQQLRQKSLDQEFELDTEEKENEEAEGEPSQKEVSFTEATADSKGAASSRKDKSLRVMSQKFVMLFLVLNPRVVSLESAAKILIGEDQVMDQDKSKFKTKIRRLYDIANVLSSLELIKKVHVTEERGRKPAFKWTGPEDLPCLHDFKVDTSVDTPSVTRPLESRASIDNCTKNLFCSPNSKRSFTRHHSLVKLAKSIDNDRRKISSAPSSPIKMSSEAVSRGLYPNKMAHLAAICKMQLEEQMNVHKEMDPKECREQSSMTLPGAAAAISMLETGPPNSRQEPVLSPGVISYLPSPCSSLIPVLLPQPQVGRSYAVYVHHASVKPHPSAKPPPTSLAVRSMTFESPGAANTKTSPITMIGAGQVTQVSTQGHNHASPSLKRACAEISLEGSPSKVRRTDANSKSASPKLGEILQARLKARRGALISSRPSPRALHLDPEFSKPLESRPVASSCNSAPLEHSLETFLEGEERGRTEGVEATPTPLHERPVSTGHMHTETLFPTGYLIPLAQPALGFKDIQSSAGETVKASTPTYNIYHTPTAGSRPPPPQEFTPTSLPLHRVGHVSPFPAHGQRAHSPSPAILNFTLQNLGLIPNTSTPSATPPEQCSPMTCPHPGLPPQGMIFVKPMSPAGPLTPGALHAQPLTLISIQQPLLTTPKCGATLQHSFFHTPVSSLPTITTPTAPKNLYIPQRKLEVTSEDI, from the exons ATGGGACCCCTAACAACACCCACAAAGGGCCCGGATGGTCCAGCAGAGCCATGGACCCCCACATCCAACCTGAAAATACTGATTAGCGCAGCTAGCCCAGAGATCCGCAACCTTGAAAAAGAAAGGACTGCAGATGTCACAGAATCAGAGGAGGGAGAACGCTCCACTCAG GACCCTGAGCAAGGTGAAGAGGCTGAGAAATTGCAACTCAGCCGGAAGGAGAAGAGTCTTGGGCTGCTCTGCAACAAGTTCCTGGCACGCTACCCAGACTACCCAAACCCTGCCGTCAACAATGACATCTGCCTCGATGATGTTGCTACAGAACTAA ACGTGGAACGCCGTCGCATTTATGACATCATGAATGTGCTGGAAAGCCTGAACATGGTCAGCCGATTGGCCAAGAACCGCTACACGTGGCATGGACGTTCCAAGCTACGACAGACCCTAGCAACGCTGCAGCAAGTGGGAGAGGAACACCGCTACAGTCACCAAATCCAGCAGCTCCGCCAGAAGAGCCTGGATCAGGAGTTTGAGCTAGATACAGAAGAAAAGGAGAATGAGGAGGCAGAAGGAGAGCCCAGCCAGAAGGAAGTAAGCTTCACAGAGGCTACAGCGGACTCTAAAGGAG CAGCTAGCAGCCGAAAAGATAAATCTCTGCGTGTGATGAGTCAGAAGTTTGTCATGCTGTTCCTGGTATTGAACCCTCGTGTCGTCAGCCTGGAGAGTGCTGCAAAAATCCTTATTGGAGAGGACCAGGTGATGGACCAGGATAAGAGCAAGTTTAAGA CCAAGATCCGTCGCCTGTATGACATTGCGAATGTCCTGAGCAGCTTGGAGCTGATTAAAAAGGTACATGTGACAGAAGAGCGGGGAAGGAAGCCAGCGTTCAAATGGACCGGCCCTGAGGACCTTCCCTGCCTGCACG ATTTTAAGGTAGATACGTCAGTGGACACTCCATCAGTGACCCGACCGCTGGAGTCTCGCGCCTCCATCGATAACTGCACCAAAAACCTCTTCTGCTCACCAAACTCCAAGCGAAGCTTTACCCGCCATCACTCTCTGGTCAAACTGGCTAAGAGCATCGATAATGACCGCAGGAAGATCAGCTCAGCCCCGTCCAGTCCCATAAAGATGTCCA GTGAAGCTGTAAGCAGAGGGTTGTATCCCAACAAAATGGCCCATCTGGCAGCTATTTGTAAAATGCAGCTGGAAGAGCAGAT GAATGTTCATAAAGAGATGGACcccaaggaatgtagagagcaGAGCTCCATGACACTGCCTGGAGCTGCTGCAGCCATATCTATGCTTGAAACCGGGCCCCCTAACTCTAGACAGGAGCCAGTCCTGTCACCCGGGGTGATCTCAtacctcccctctccctgctCTTCCCTCATACCCGTGCTGCTTCCTCAGCCCCAGGTGGGCAGATCCTACGCGGTCTACGTGCACCACGCCTCTGTGAAGCCACACCCCTCAGCCAAGCCACCACCCACTAGCTTGGCAGTGCGATCAATGACATTTGAAAGTCCAGGTGCAGCAAACACGAAAACATCACCCATCACCATGATAGGAGCAGGTCAGGTGACTCAGGTGTCAACACAAGGTCACAACCATGCCAGTCCTTCACTGAAACGTGCATGTGCAGAAATTAGTTTGGAAGGAAGTCCCTCCAAGGTCAGACGGACTGATGCAAACTCAAAG AGTGCTTCCCCAAAGCTGGGCGAGATCCTGCAGGCTCGTTTGAAGGCGCGCAGGGGAGCTCTGATCTCCAGTCGTCCATCTCCGAGAGCCCTGCACCTGGACCCAGAGTTCAGCAAGCCCCTGGAGAGCCGTCCAGTGGCATCCAGCTGCAACAGTGCTCCGTTGGAGCACAGTCTGGAGACCTTcctggagggggaggagaggggacgcACCGAGGGTGTAGaggccacacccaccccactgCACGAGCGACCAGTCTCCACTGGGCACATGCATACAGAG actctTTTTCCTACTGGCTATTTGATTCCCCTTGCTCAGCCCGCCTTGGGCTTCAAGGACATTCAGAGCTCTGCTGGAGAGACAGTCAAagcctccacccccacctacaATATCTATCACACTCCAACTGCAG GCTCTagaccacccccaccccaggaGTTTACACCCACTAGCCTCCCCCTGCATCGGGTTGGTCACGTCTCTCCTTTCCCTGCCCATGGGCAACGGGCCCACAGCCCTAGCCCTGCCATCCTCAACTTCACCCTGCAGAACCTGGGGCTGATCCCCAACACGTCCACGCCCAGTGCCACCCCTCCGGAGCAGTGTAGCCCCATGACCTGCCCCCACCCAGGCCTTCCCCCACAGGGCATGATCTTCGTCAAGCCCATGTCTCCAGCTGGGCCGCTTACTCCTGGTGCACTGCATGCCCAGCCTCTCACTCTCATCAGCATCCAACAG CCGCTCCTGACAACACCCAAATGTGGCGCCACCCTCCAGCATAGTTTCTTCCAcactcctgtctcctctctccccaccatAACTACACCCACGGCCCCCAAGAACCTCTATATACCCCAGAGAAAGTTGGAAGTGACCTCTGAGGACATCTAA